In Cyanobium sp. AMD-g, one genomic interval encodes:
- a CDS encoding proline--tRNA ligase, with translation MRVSRLMLVTLRDDPAEAEITSHKLLLRAGYMRRLAPGIFAYLPLLWRVLQKVSAIVREEMAAVDALETLLPQLQPADLWRRSGRWDGYTAGEGIMFHLVDRQERSLGLGPTHEEVVTELAADLLRSYRQLPVCLYQIQTKFRDEIRPRFGLMRGREFIMKDAYSFHADEACLRRTYAAMDGAYRRIFERCGLRAVAVEADSGAIGGSASQEFMVTAEAGEDLILASPDGRYAANQERAVSLPAAAVPLEVSACHPLATPAQKSIEELCTAHGFDPTQTLKVLLLLARFAAGPPRGVLVCLRGDQQLNDVKLANAVTARCADAGALLEIVPLLADHLDAPIPFGFLGPHLPEPLLRQADPRAAAAPLLRLADPSAADLEAFVCGANRSDEHLVGARWGELCPLPEVVDLRSAQPGDRCLHDPSQRLEAARGIEVGHIFQLGRKYSEALEARFTNEAGSEEPLWMGCYGIGVSRLAQAAVEQHHDADGIRWPVAIAPYTVIIVIASSQDPVQVALAEELYGQLLQAGIDVLLDDRPERAGVKFKDADLIGIPWRLVVGRGAGERKVELVDRSGDTGKRELGADAALEQLRGLPGASP, from the coding sequence ATGCGCGTCTCCCGCCTGATGCTGGTGACGCTTCGGGACGACCCGGCCGAAGCCGAGATCACCTCCCACAAGCTGCTGCTCCGGGCGGGCTACATGCGGCGCCTGGCGCCGGGAATCTTTGCCTACCTGCCCCTGCTCTGGCGGGTGCTCCAGAAGGTCTCCGCCATCGTTCGAGAGGAGATGGCCGCCGTCGACGCCCTCGAAACCCTGCTGCCCCAGCTGCAGCCCGCCGATCTCTGGCGCCGCAGTGGCCGCTGGGATGGCTACACCGCCGGGGAGGGGATCATGTTCCACCTGGTCGATCGCCAGGAGCGCTCCCTCGGGCTCGGCCCCACCCATGAGGAGGTGGTCACCGAGCTGGCGGCCGACCTGCTGCGCTCCTACCGCCAGCTGCCGGTCTGCCTGTATCAGATCCAGACCAAGTTCCGCGATGAGATCCGGCCCCGTTTCGGCCTGATGCGGGGGCGCGAATTCATCATGAAGGACGCTTACTCCTTCCACGCCGACGAGGCCTGCCTGCGGCGCACCTATGCCGCCATGGACGGCGCCTACCGGCGGATTTTCGAGCGCTGCGGTCTGAGGGCCGTGGCGGTGGAGGCGGACAGCGGCGCCATCGGCGGCTCCGCCAGTCAGGAGTTCATGGTCACCGCCGAGGCCGGCGAGGACCTGATCCTGGCCAGTCCCGATGGCCGTTACGCCGCCAACCAGGAACGGGCCGTCTCCCTGCCGGCCGCGGCGGTCCCCCTGGAGGTCAGCGCCTGCCATCCCCTGGCCACGCCTGCCCAGAAGAGCATCGAAGAGCTCTGCACCGCCCATGGCTTCGATCCCACCCAGACGCTGAAGGTGCTGCTGCTGCTGGCCCGGTTCGCGGCGGGGCCCCCGCGGGGGGTGCTGGTGTGCCTGCGCGGTGACCAGCAGCTCAACGACGTCAAGCTGGCCAATGCCGTGACGGCCCGCTGTGCCGACGCCGGCGCCCTGCTGGAGATCGTGCCGTTGCTGGCCGATCACCTCGACGCGCCCATCCCCTTCGGCTTCCTGGGCCCCCATCTGCCGGAACCCCTGCTGCGCCAGGCGGATCCCCGGGCGGCGGCTGCTCCCCTGCTGCGGCTGGCCGACCCCTCCGCCGCCGATCTGGAGGCCTTTGTCTGTGGGGCCAACCGCAGCGATGAGCACCTGGTGGGCGCGCGCTGGGGTGAGCTCTGCCCGCTCCCTGAGGTGGTGGACCTGCGGTCGGCCCAGCCGGGAGACCGCTGCCTGCACGACCCGTCCCAGCGGCTGGAGGCGGCCCGGGGCATCGAGGTGGGTCACATCTTCCAGCTGGGCCGGAAGTACTCCGAGGCCCTGGAGGCGCGCTTCACCAACGAGGCCGGCAGCGAGGAGCCCCTCTGGATGGGCTGCTACGGCATCGGCGTTTCCCGGCTGGCCCAGGCCGCCGTCGAGCAGCACCATGACGCCGACGGGATCCGCTGGCCCGTGGCGATCGCGCCCTACACGGTGATCATCGTGATCGCCAGCAGCCAGGACCCGGTGCAGGTGGCCCTGGCCGAGGAGCTCTACGGCCAGCTGCTGCAGGCCGGCATCGACGTGCTGCTCGATGACCGCCCCGAGCGGGCCGGGGTCAAGTTCAAGGACGCCGACCTGATCGGTATCCCCTGGCGGCTGGTGGTGGGCCGTGGCGCCGGGGAGCGCAAGGTGGAGCTGGTCGACCGCAGCGGCGACACGGGCAAGCGGGAGCTGGGCGCCGACGCCGCCCTCGAGCAGCTGCGCGGGCTGCCGGGTGCATCCCCGTAG
- a CDS encoding resolvase — protein sequence MAVSASVARSEALAQTPSLALQGEPGADAETLIGIDEVQRSLNRSRASVYRYTNTDPRNLNPPFNPRKLNPEYRSDQKEPLVFHPHEVARFARDVLRIKEVTVEVLNSPSTATQQLLASILEELRAIRVRLDGADAHPADLHLHRQQHSQSRPAA from the coding sequence GTGGCTGTGTCTGCTTCGGTGGCCCGTTCAGAGGCCCTTGCGCAGACTCCGTCCCTGGCGTTGCAAGGTGAGCCCGGCGCCGACGCCGAGACCCTGATCGGCATTGATGAGGTGCAGCGTTCCCTGAACCGATCCCGCGCCTCGGTGTATCGCTACACCAACACCGATCCCCGCAATCTCAACCCCCCCTTCAATCCCCGCAAACTCAACCCCGAGTACCGCAGCGACCAGAAGGAGCCCCTCGTTTTCCATCCCCACGAAGTCGCCCGGTTCGCCCGCGATGTGCTGCGCATCAAGGAGGTGACGGTGGAGGTGCTCAACTCCCCCTCCACCGCCACCCAGCAGTTGCTGGCCTCGATCCTGGAGGAGCTGCGGGCGATCCGCGTCCGGCTGGATGGGGCCGATGCCCACCCCGCCGACCTCCACCTGCACCGTCAGCAGCACTCCCAGTCACGGCCCGCGGCCTGA
- a CDS encoding class I SAM-dependent methyltransferase → MLSSDPSPARQGTYDRVVQQLIPGYASLARLSVALLASSPLASQQGAAVLVAGCGTGAELLEADAQRPDWQLTAIDPSAEMLAVARQRLQNRGRIDWHHATVEELGAESRFDGALSVLVLQSLPDDGTKLAFLSALARSLRPQGQLVLVDLMRPERSALSHQVAEAWGCFQRASGVDGEAVDPTAQIQGFHPIGIARLTALVEAAGFSDPAPFFQALDFQGFLLQRRA, encoded by the coding sequence TTGCTTTCCTCCGATCCTTCCCCGGCCCGGCAAGGCACCTACGACCGGGTGGTGCAGCAGCTGATTCCTGGCTACGCCAGCCTCGCTCGCCTGTCAGTGGCGCTGCTGGCCTCCTCTCCCCTGGCGTCGCAGCAGGGGGCGGCGGTGCTGGTGGCGGGCTGCGGCACGGGGGCCGAACTGCTGGAAGCCGACGCCCAGCGGCCTGACTGGCAACTCACCGCCATCGATCCGTCGGCGGAGATGCTGGCGGTGGCCCGGCAGCGGCTGCAGAACCGGGGCCGGATCGACTGGCATCACGCCACGGTCGAGGAGCTCGGGGCTGAGTCCCGCTTTGACGGTGCGCTGTCGGTGTTGGTGCTGCAGTCGCTTCCGGATGACGGCACCAAGCTGGCCTTCCTGTCCGCCCTGGCCCGCAGCCTCAGACCCCAGGGGCAGCTGGTGCTCGTCGATCTGATGCGACCGGAACGCTCTGCCCTGTCCCACCAGGTGGCGGAGGCCTGGGGCTGTTTCCAGCGGGCCAGCGGCGTGGACGGGGAAGCGGTGGATCCCACCGCCCAGATTCAGGGCTTCCACCCCATCGGCATCGCCCGTCTGACAGCCCTGGTGGAGGCCGCCGGTTTCAGCGATCCGGCGCCGTTTTTCCAGGCCCTGGATTTCCAGGGCTTTCTGCTACAGCGACGGGCCTGA
- a CDS encoding 2Fe-2S iron-sulfur cluster-binding protein: protein MPTIRFEKEGQQVGCIEGANLRKAALDAGVNPYTGLNNLNNCGGLGQCGTCVVEVVEGARNLSPRSDVEEVYLADRPSSYRLSCRTTVNGDVTIRTKPDAGVGKGSNSLVGALKALVGRK from the coding sequence GTGCCCACCATCCGTTTTGAAAAGGAAGGCCAGCAGGTTGGTTGCATTGAAGGGGCCAACCTGCGCAAGGCGGCCCTGGACGCCGGGGTGAATCCCTACACGGGGCTCAACAACCTCAACAACTGCGGCGGCCTCGGCCAGTGCGGCACCTGCGTGGTGGAAGTGGTGGAGGGGGCCCGCAACCTTTCCCCCCGCAGCGACGTCGAGGAGGTTTACCTGGCGGATCGTCCCTCCAGCTACCGCCTGAGCTGCCGCACCACCGTCAACGGGGACGTCACCATCCGCACCAAGCCCGACGCCGGGGTGGGCAAGGGTTCCAACAGCCTGGTCGGCGCCCTCAAGGCTCTCGTCGGCCGCAAGTGA
- a CDS encoding Spx/MgsR family RNA polymerase-binding regulatory protein: protein MADPAVHRLFHYASCSTCRKALAWMRDRQIPFEAIDITTAPPSLELLGAAYGQLGGFGRLFNTSGQSYRALGAATVKSMDTATALAALAADGRLIKRPFLVAASGRIVTGFRPEEWQELLG, encoded by the coding sequence ATGGCTGATCCGGCCGTCCACCGCCTCTTCCATTACGCCAGCTGCAGCACCTGCCGCAAGGCGCTGGCGTGGATGCGGGATCGGCAGATCCCGTTCGAAGCCATCGACATCACCACAGCCCCGCCGTCCCTGGAGCTGCTCGGCGCGGCCTACGGCCAGCTGGGTGGCTTCGGCAGGCTGTTCAACACCAGCGGTCAGAGCTACCGGGCCCTGGGTGCCGCCACGGTGAAGTCCATGGACACGGCCACCGCCCTGGCGGCCCTTGCCGCCGATGGGCGCCTGATCAAGCGCCCCTTCCTGGTGGCGGCTTCGGGGCGGATCGTCACCGGGTTCCGACCCGAGGAATGGCAGGAGCTGCTCGGCTAG
- the lepB gene encoding signal peptidase I: MSPSDPQADDGARDEAQPRTEAPEESPWAFWRSVLITLAVALGIRQFLLEARYIPSGSMLPGLQLQDRLLVEKITFRQRPPKRGEVVVFRSPYHFDPILTGPTKPGGLSCLLVNLPLIGSLPGLQQPACDAYIKRVIALPGERVVADPRGRVSINGRPLDEPYVRNYCPVDRQGVGPCRTLDVVVPPGHLVVMGDNRANSWDARFWPGGPLLPESELIGRAFWRFFPFSSAGPLPAPNPLDR, encoded by the coding sequence TTGAGCCCATCGGATCCACAGGCCGACGACGGCGCCCGCGACGAAGCGCAGCCCCGCACAGAGGCACCGGAAGAGAGCCCCTGGGCCTTCTGGCGCAGCGTCCTGATCACCCTGGCGGTGGCCCTGGGGATTCGCCAGTTCCTGCTCGAGGCCCGCTACATCCCCTCCGGTTCGATGCTTCCGGGCCTGCAACTGCAGGACCGGCTGCTGGTGGAGAAGATCACCTTCCGCCAACGCCCGCCCAAACGCGGCGAGGTGGTGGTGTTCAGGTCCCCTTACCACTTCGATCCGATCCTCACCGGACCGACCAAGCCCGGTGGGCTGAGCTGCCTGCTGGTCAACCTGCCCCTGATCGGCTCCCTGCCGGGTCTGCAGCAGCCGGCCTGTGATGCCTACATCAAACGGGTGATCGCCCTGCCCGGGGAGCGGGTGGTGGCCGATCCCCGTGGCCGCGTCTCGATCAATGGCCGCCCCCTCGACGAGCCCTACGTCCGCAACTACTGCCCCGTCGATCGCCAGGGCGTCGGCCCCTGCCGCACCCTCGATGTGGTGGTGCCCCCCGGCCATCTGGTCGTGATGGGCGACAACCGGGCCAACAGCTGGGATGCGCGCTTCTGGCCCGGCGGACCGCTGCTGCCCGAATCCGAGCTGATCGGCCGCGCCTTCTGGCGTTTCTTCCCGTTCAGTTCGGCCGGTCCGCTGCCAGCACCCAACCCGCTGGATCGCTGA
- a CDS encoding dihydroorotase has product MVRQLLIRGVHLLEAPGRPSRRADVLLEEGVLVAIDPDAAALSGPACASADGAGCWFGPALVDPHSVLEEPLQGRAETLASLGEAAAAGGYGTVALLPWAPTWRDRPERLGWRWPDPLQLLLWGSFSVDGLGRELAPHADQLAAGACGLAAGATLPPLDLLERGLRLAEMGDRPVLLPPRDGSLAQRGVVRERVEALRAGWPLDPPGSETLPLETLLSLAGDLPGLQLRLMNISTAEAVARLRRQVRPPMASVCWWHLVADSGGLDPADDGWLLEPALGGPADRAALIQALADGVIDAVAVHHVALDAEEELLPLDQRRPGVAGHGLVLALLWEELVGRQGWRVEQLWQALCWGSARFLGRPEPELAPGTRRWLLFDPDHHWRWADAPPGSLAANRPCRDRQLKGRVIATGLSDPAGWVLAADRPN; this is encoded by the coding sequence ATGGTCCGTCAGCTGCTGATCCGCGGGGTCCATCTGCTGGAGGCCCCCGGCCGGCCGTCTCGGCGGGCCGACGTGCTGCTGGAGGAGGGGGTGCTGGTGGCGATCGATCCGGATGCGGCCGCCCTGTCAGGGCCGGCCTGCGCCAGCGCCGACGGCGCCGGGTGCTGGTTCGGCCCCGCGCTGGTGGATCCCCACAGCGTGCTGGAAGAGCCCCTGCAGGGGAGGGCGGAAACCCTGGCCAGCCTCGGTGAGGCGGCCGCCGCCGGTGGCTACGGCACCGTGGCCCTGCTCCCCTGGGCCCCCACCTGGCGGGACCGCCCCGAGCGGCTCGGCTGGCGCTGGCCCGATCCCCTGCAGTTGCTGCTCTGGGGCAGCTTCAGCGTCGATGGCCTCGGCCGGGAGCTGGCCCCCCACGCCGACCAGCTCGCCGCCGGCGCCTGCGGTCTGGCGGCCGGCGCGACCCTGCCACCCCTTGATCTGCTGGAGCGGGGTCTGAGGCTGGCTGAGATGGGGGACCGGCCGGTGCTGTTGCCACCCCGGGACGGGTCCCTGGCCCAGCGGGGCGTCGTGCGGGAGCGGGTGGAGGCCCTGCGGGCGGGCTGGCCCCTCGACCCCCCCGGCAGTGAGACGCTCCCCCTGGAGACCCTGCTCAGCCTTGCCGGCGACCTGCCCGGCCTCCAGCTGCGGCTGATGAACATCTCCACCGCCGAAGCGGTGGCGCGTCTGCGGCGCCAGGTCCGCCCGCCGATGGCGTCGGTGTGCTGGTGGCATCTGGTCGCCGACAGCGGTGGCCTCGATCCGGCCGACGACGGCTGGCTGCTGGAGCCTGCCCTGGGGGGGCCGGCCGACCGGGCAGCCCTCATCCAAGCCCTCGCCGATGGGGTCATCGACGCCGTTGCGGTGCATCACGTGGCCCTCGACGCCGAAGAGGAGCTGCTGCCCCTGGATCAGCGCCGCCCCGGGGTGGCGGGCCATGGTCTGGTGCTGGCCCTGCTCTGGGAGGAGCTGGTGGGGCGCCAGGGTTGGCGGGTGGAGCAGCTCTGGCAAGCCCTCTGCTGGGGTTCCGCCCGGTTCCTGGGACGGCCTGAGCCGGAACTGGCCCCGGGCACGCGCCGGTGGCTGCTGTTCGATCCCGACCACCACTGGCGCTGGGCCGACGCACCACCCGGCTCCCTGGCCGCCAACCGGCCCTGCCGGGATCGTCAGCTGAAGGGGAGGGTGATCGCCACCGGTCTCAGCGATCCAGCGGGTTGGGTGCTGGCAGCGGACCGGCCGAACTGA
- a CDS encoding histidine phosphatase family protein, giving the protein MPLRIVLVRHGLSSFNLEHRIQGRDDLSNLTEDGQLQARRTGEALAELAFDAVYSSPLQRASATAAALLASHGTALSPLYDDDLLEIDLAPWSGLLRSEVRALDPEQERRWREAPETLELQRADGSRFLPVPELLQQAGRFADRLLARHGDNDTVLVVAHNAILRCLVLHLLGLPASGFRRLRLDNASISVLNLVRAPQGRPAVQLESLNGTSHLGVPLPPAAAGCRLLLVRHGETDWNREGRFQGQIDIPLNSHGLAQAEAARAFLAPIPLQRAYSSDMARPLRTAEVILGSHPGVPLTTNRGLREIGHGLWEGRLESEIAAGWPDLLAAWKRSPETVQMPEGETITEVWDRSLAAWNHIAAGLGPQETALVVAHDAVNKTILCALLGLSPADIWTVKQGNGGVTVIDYPRGAAATPVLTALNLTAHLGGVIDRTAAGAL; this is encoded by the coding sequence TTGCCCCTTCGCATCGTGCTGGTCCGCCATGGGCTGAGCAGCTTCAACCTGGAGCACCGCATCCAGGGCCGTGACGACCTTTCGAATCTCACCGAGGACGGGCAGCTCCAGGCCCGTCGTACGGGAGAGGCTCTGGCGGAACTGGCGTTCGACGCTGTCTACAGCTCGCCGCTGCAGCGGGCCAGCGCCACGGCGGCGGCCTTGCTGGCCAGCCATGGCACGGCGCTGAGCCCCCTTTACGACGACGATCTGCTGGAGATCGACCTGGCCCCGTGGAGCGGCTTGCTGCGCAGCGAGGTCCGCGCCCTCGACCCGGAGCAGGAGCGCCGCTGGCGCGAAGCCCCCGAGACCCTGGAGCTGCAGCGCGCCGACGGCAGCCGATTTCTGCCGGTGCCCGAACTGCTGCAGCAGGCGGGTCGCTTCGCCGATCGGCTGCTGGCGCGCCATGGCGACAACGACACCGTGCTCGTGGTGGCCCACAACGCCATCCTGCGCTGCCTGGTGCTGCATCTGCTGGGGCTGCCGGCGAGTGGCTTTCGGCGTCTCAGGCTCGACAACGCCTCCATTTCCGTGCTCAACCTGGTCCGCGCACCGCAGGGGCGCCCGGCGGTGCAGCTGGAATCGCTCAACGGCACCTCCCACCTGGGTGTGCCCCTGCCGCCAGCCGCAGCGGGCTGCCGGCTGCTGCTGGTGCGCCATGGCGAAACCGACTGGAACCGGGAGGGGCGTTTCCAGGGCCAGATCGACATTCCGCTCAACTCCCATGGCCTGGCCCAGGCCGAGGCGGCGCGCGCCTTCCTGGCCCCGATTCCGCTGCAGCGGGCCTACAGCAGCGACATGGCCCGCCCCCTGCGCACCGCCGAGGTGATCCTGGGCTCCCACCCCGGCGTGCCCCTGACCACCAACCGGGGGCTGCGGGAGATCGGCCATGGCCTCTGGGAGGGCCGGCTGGAGAGCGAGATCGCCGCCGGCTGGCCCGATCTCCTGGCCGCCTGGAAACGCAGTCCCGAAACGGTGCAGATGCCGGAGGGCGAGACCATCACTGAGGTGTGGGACCGGTCCCTGGCGGCCTGGAACCACATCGCTGCCGGCCTGGGGCCCCAGGAGACGGCCCTGGTGGTCGCCCATGATGCGGTCAACAAGACGATTCTGTGTGCCTTGCTCGGCCTCTCCCCAGCCGACATCTGGACCGTGAAGCAGGGCAACGGTGGTGTCACCGTGATCGACTACCCCCGGGGGGCGGCGGCAACGCCGGTGCTGACCGCCCTCAACCTCACCGCCCATCTGGGCGGCGTCATCGACCGCACGGCCGCCGGCGCCCTTTAG
- a CDS encoding CPBP family intramembrane glutamic endopeptidase, with the protein MNGTPSRSGPPASPPGWKSLLALLSLALCALLWMAGLIDSLERPSVVDSLSLRQLELAALASEAVPQGLRPILSGDAPRQDLIEELKRQLEASDEPPLALRRLELALLERSEADPAGRIDAIELQQLATQVDAVRRPLIDALLNGRPVDAQRRQQLLAPWSAPLIVQQLVCEQLPGDPGACPAEERTLWLLMRLLAVTILPALFLLAGVALVLRQGWLAWRQRLPAAPPLLGPPLSPVDVTLLIAGGFVVLGEVVVPIVVQPPLQLALQRLEAPRALSQGLEVLVLYAALMAAPLLLLAVMLPRRTPRPVGGWLQWNWRPAQSAFSGALVGLLMVLPVVTASSWAIDRFWSDPGGSNPLLELVLTSADPLALACFAFTALVVAPLFEEVLFRGVLLPVAGLRLGGAGAVILSAAVFAIAHLSLAELGPLFVLGLGLGWLRWRSGRLGSAVLMHALWNGLTFMNLLFLAD; encoded by the coding sequence TTGAACGGAACCCCTTCCCGATCCGGACCGCCCGCCTCCCCCCCGGGCTGGAAGAGCCTTCTCGCCCTGCTCAGCCTGGCCCTCTGCGCCCTGCTGTGGATGGCAGGGCTGATCGACAGCCTGGAGCGGCCGTCGGTGGTGGATTCCCTCAGCCTGCGCCAGCTCGAGCTGGCGGCCCTGGCGAGCGAGGCCGTCCCGCAGGGCCTGCGGCCGATCCTGTCCGGGGACGCCCCACGTCAGGACCTGATCGAAGAACTGAAGCGGCAGCTGGAGGCCTCCGATGAACCGCCGCTGGCCTTGCGCCGCCTTGAACTGGCCCTGCTGGAGCGCTCGGAGGCTGATCCGGCGGGACGGATTGATGCCATCGAACTGCAGCAACTGGCGACCCAGGTGGACGCCGTGCGGCGTCCCCTGATCGATGCGCTGCTGAACGGGCGGCCCGTGGATGCCCAGCGGCGGCAGCAGTTGCTCGCCCCCTGGTCGGCGCCACTGATCGTGCAACAGCTGGTCTGCGAACAGTTGCCGGGGGACCCGGGGGCCTGCCCGGCGGAGGAGCGCACCCTGTGGCTGCTGATGAGGCTCCTGGCGGTGACCATCCTGCCGGCCCTGTTTCTGCTGGCGGGAGTCGCCCTGGTGCTGCGGCAGGGCTGGCTGGCCTGGCGCCAACGGCTCCCCGCCGCGCCGCCGCTGCTGGGTCCACCCCTGAGCCCCGTCGATGTGACCCTGCTGATCGCTGGCGGATTCGTGGTGCTGGGGGAGGTCGTCGTCCCGATCGTGGTGCAGCCACCGCTCCAGCTCGCCCTGCAGCGCCTGGAAGCTCCGAGGGCCCTCAGCCAGGGCCTTGAGGTGCTGGTGCTCTACGCCGCCCTGATGGCGGCGCCTCTGCTGCTGCTGGCCGTGATGCTGCCGCGCCGGACCCCCAGACCAGTGGGGGGCTGGCTGCAGTGGAACTGGCGACCGGCCCAGTCCGCCTTCAGCGGTGCCCTCGTCGGCCTGTTGATGGTGCTGCCGGTGGTGACGGCCTCCAGCTGGGCCATCGACCGCTTCTGGAGCGACCCTGGCGGCAGCAATCCACTGCTGGAGCTGGTGCTGACCAGCGCCGATCCCCTGGCGCTCGCCTGTTTCGCCTTCACCGCCCTGGTGGTGGCCCCCCTGTTCGAGGAGGTTCTCTTCCGCGGCGTGCTGCTGCCGGTGGCAGGCCTGCGGCTCGGTGGCGCCGGAGCGGTGATCCTCAGTGCGGCCGTGTTCGCGATCGCCCACCTGAGCCTGGCGGAGCTGGGGCCGCTGTTCGTTCTCGGCCTTGGCCTCGGCTGGCTGCGCTGGCGCAGCGGCCGACTGGGCTCCGCCGTTCTGATGCATGCCCTCTGGAACGGACTGACCTTCATGAATCTCCTCTTTCTCGCCGACTGA